In Dasypus novemcinctus isolate mDasNov1 chromosome 23, mDasNov1.1.hap2, whole genome shotgun sequence, the following proteins share a genomic window:
- the ZKSCAN5 gene encoding zinc finger protein with KRAB and SCAN domains 5 isoform X4, translating to MVPPGVMQESFSPQLLSMDTQPDQEPQKPCLLEENALPVLQVPSLPLKDSLSDQELAASLLSAGSQKLVKIEDVADVAVSFILEEWGHLDQPQKNLCRDDRKENYGSITSVDYEPRNDNTELIVKQISDGGESHQMTSGSSKRSQEFSEVSDPGDMMERWQVNPTVGKSRQTLTQKRDLGDIIDNNRKQNANGERGHKCNDCGKVFLQASNFIQHRRIHTGEKPFKCAECGKSYNQRVHLTQHQRVHTGEKPYKCQVCGKAFRVSSHLVQHHSVHSGERPYGCNECGKNFGRHSHLIEHLKRHVREKSQRCSDKRSKNTKLNVKKISEFSEADIELSGKIQRNASQVQDFGEGCEHQGKLDRKQGIPMKEILGQPPSKRINLKEVPYVHKKSSMGERPHKCNECGKSFIQSAHLIQHQRIHTGEKPFRCDECGKSYNQRVHLTQHQRVHTGEKPYTCHLCGKAFRVRSHLVQHQSVHSGERPFKCNECGKCFGRRSHLAGHLRLHSREKSHQCQECGEIFFQYVSLIEHQVLHMGQKNDKNGICEETYSWNLTVIEDKKMELQEQPYKCDVCGKAFSYGSDLIQHYRTHTAEKASECDLCGGNGHCSHLKQHQKIHSSTKSHQCNECGRGFTLKSHLNQHERIHTGEKPFQCKECGMSFSWSCSLFKHLRSHERTDPIHTLSV from the exons CCCTTCCTGTTCTCCAagttccttcccttcccctgaaAGACAGCCTTAGTGACCAGGAGCTGGCAGCTTCACTTCTCTCAGCTGGGTCCCAG AAGTTGGTGAAGATTGAAGATGTAGCTGATGTGGCTGTATCCTTCATCCTGGAGGAGTGGGGGCATTTGGACCAGCCCCAGAAGAACCTCTGTAGGGATGACAGGAAGGAGAATTATGGGAGTATTACTTCAGTGG ATTATGAACCCAGGAATGACAATACAGAACTCATAGTAAAGCAGATTTCTGATGGAGGTGAATCACACCagatgacttcgggaagcagtaaAAGGAGTCAAGAGTTTTCAGAAGTTAGTGACCCTGGGGACATGATGGAAAGGTGGCAGGTCAACCCCACTGTGGGAAAATCAAGGCAGACCCTGACTCAGAAAAGAGATCTTGGTGATATCATAGACAATAACCGCAAACAAAATGCAAATGGTGAGAGAGGCCACAAATGTAATGATTGTGGTAAAGTTTTCCTTCAAGCCTCAAACTTCATTCAACATCGGCGAATCCACACCGGAGAAAAGCCATTTAAATGTGCGGAATGTGGGAAAAGCTATAACCAGCGTGTACACCTCACTCAACATCAGAGGGtccacactggtgagaaaccctataaatgtcaGGTGTGTGGCAAAGCTTTCCGGGTGAGCTCACATCTTGTTCAGCATCATAGTGTGCACAGTGGAGAGAGGCCCTACGgatgcaatgaatgtgggaaaAACTTCGGTCGCCATTCACATCTGATTGAACATCTGAAACGGCACGTCAGAGAGAAATCCCAAAGAT GCAGTGACAAAAGAAGTAAGAATACAAAattaaatgttaagaaaatttcagaattttcagAAGCAGACATTGAACTATCAGGAAAAATCCAAAGAAATGCTTCTCAAGTTCAAGATTTTGGAGAAGGCTGTGAACACCAAGGCAAGCTGGACAGAAagcagggaattcccatgaaagAGATACTGGGACAGCCCCCTTCAAAGAGGATAAATTTGAAAGAAGTCCCGTATGTCCACAAAAAATCCTCCATGGGAGAGAGACCacataaatgtaatgaatgtggaaagaGCTTTATTCAGAGTGCACATCTTATTCAGCATCAGCGAATACACACTGGGGAAAAGCCATTTAGGTGTGATGAATGTGGGAAAAGCTACAATCAGCGTGTGCACCTAACTCAACATCAGCGAGTACACACGGGTGAGAAACCCTACACCTGTCATTTATGTGGGAAAGCATTTAGAGTGAGGTCCCATCTTGTTCAGCATCAGAGTGTCCACAGTGGTGAGAGACCctttaaatgtaatgaatgtgggaagtGCTTTGGGAGGCGTTCACACCTTGCTGGCCATCTGAGACTCCACTCAAGAGAGAAATCCCATCAGTGTCAGGAATGTGGAGAAATCTTTTTTCAATATGTTAGTTTAATTGAGCATCAAGtgctccacatgggccagaaaaatgacaaaaatggCATTTGTGAGGAAACATATAGTTGGAACTTAACAGTAATTGAAGATAAGAAGATGGAGTTACAAGAGCAGCCTTATAAGTGTGATGTATGTGGAAAAGCTTTTAGTTATGGTTCAGACCTTATTCAGCATTACAGAACTCACACTGCAGAGAAAGCCAGCGAATGTGATCTATGTGGAGGAAATGGCCACTGTTCCCACTTAAAACAACATCAAAAAATCCATTCCAGCACAAAATCCCATCAGTGTAACGAGTGCGGAAGAGGCTTCACTTTGAAGTCACATCTTAATCAACACGAGAGAATCCATACTGGTGAGAAGCCTTTTCAATGTAAAGAATGTGGAATGAGCTTCAGTTGGAGTTGTAGCCTCTTTAAACATCTGAGAAGCCATGAGAGGACAGATCCAATACATACCTTAAGTGTATGA